TGTCGCGGATTTCCCACTTGAGTTCGGCGGGGATGATGATCTTGCGCCAGATGGCGGGATGATCCTCGAGCCATTGGTCGACCGGCTTGTGAGGATCAGACATGATGGAGAAGAAGGCGAACTGGTTGACGATGCGGTCCTCCATGGAGGGTGGCTCGAAGAACATGACGAAATCTTCCATCGCCAGGTTGCCGAGATCCCCCAGGGACCAGATCGATTCGGCCAGCATCTCGACGGTGAAGACGTTGGCCCCTTCCCGCTCTAAAGCGCCGCGCAGGCTGGCCGGAAGCATCTGGTGGGCCTGCACGTAATTGACCGCCCAGATGACGCCGTCGACATCGAACTTCTCGATATTGGCGGTGGCGAAATGCATGGCGACGAAAGGGGAATAGGTCCAGTCGAGGAGGCGGGTCGGCAGACCGAAATGCTGGGCCATGGAGAGCCAGTGCCAGACCGAGTCGCCGCCGGCTACGGAACGGTGGGCGTATTTTTTGAAATTGCGCAGGATGTGCCGTTCGATATCGACAAAGTTGCCGCCGAGACGAATCAGGCCGGTGAGCAGTGGGTAATGAGCGTCGGAAAGACCGCGAAAGGCGTTGCGGGAACGGAAACGCCCGAGATGGGGGCTCCAGGAGTCGCTGAAAAGTTCTTCCTGCAACTCGTTCCAACTGGAAATGCGGATTTCGTTGCTCTCCATGCGTTCCCCCTGGCTGAGTTTAGGGCAAGCGATAATGAAAGAGACAGGTTCCCTGATCAGGATCAATCTCGGGAAAATCCTCCCCCGGCCTCCGCTCGGCGAGCAGTTCCGCCGTCGGCAGCAGTGAGAGGACCAGTCCTTCGATCAGACCCGGCGGCAGCCCGGGGCCGTTGCGGCAGGCGAGAAATTCCCCGCCCGGTGCCAAAAGGTCGGGCAGACGGCGCAGCAGTTTCGGCCAGTGACGCTCGGCGGTGAAACTCTCCCCCTGGGTCGCCGGCGGGTCGCAGATGACCAGATCGAAGGGCCCCAACCGCGTCAGTTTGCCGAAACTCTTGAAGAGTTCGTGGGGCAGATAACCGACCCGGCGGGGATCGAGACCGTTGAGCCGGTGATTGAGGCGACCGAGTTCCAGGGCGCCCCGGTTCATATCGAGGTTGACCACCCGGCGCGCATCGCCGGCCACGGCCGCCACGGAAAAGCCGCAGGTGTAGGCGAAGAGATTGAGCACCTCGCGCCCCGCCGCGATGTGCCGCACCAGGCGGCGGCCGCCGGCCATATCGGGGAAAAAGCCGACGTTCTGCCCCTGCCCCAGGCGCAGGCGATAGCGCAAACCGTCCTCGACGGCATCAACCTCGGCGGGAAGCTCGCCGACCAACACCCGACTGGGGACGTTCGGTAAAAACCGTTCCTGCAGCAGCACCGCCGTCGTTCCCGGCACCTCGTGCAGCAGCAGAGCGGCAAGGCCCGCCAGCCACTGCGCCGGGCGCGGTTGATGGAGAATGACCAGGACCAGAGGCCCGTAGCTGTCGATGGTCAGATCTTCAAACCCAGGAAAAGTGCGGCCGCGTCCGTGAAAGATACGGCGAGCCGCGCCGGCGGCGGGCAAACGGCGGCGGATTTCATCACGCACAAGTTCCATCGGACTACTTTTTCCCGCCCTTCAGATAATCCCCCAACAGACTGCGGCTGTGCTCGTCGTCGTGGCAGTAAACGCAGAGATTTTCCCAGTTGCTGCCGTCAGCGGGATTGTTGTGATGGTTGCCGTCCTTGTGATGGACAGTCAACAGATGGAGATTATCAGCTTCGAACTCCCGGCCGCACTTGGCGCAAATCCAGCCATGGAGTTTGAGGGATTTTTCCCGGTAGCTGCTGCCGGCCTCCATCTCGCCCTTCATCTTGCGCACCAGCGCATCGGCCTCTTCTTGCGTTTTGACTGTCACCGGCTTGCGTGGTCGAAAGCTCTTGACCATCCCGAAGGCCCTCCTCTTACAGATATTTTTCCCGCAAAGCCACCTTGTTGACCTTGCCGACGCTGGTCTTGTCGATCGCCTCGACAAAACGCACCTTAAGCAGCACCACCTGCTTGGAGATCATCCCCTTTTCGGTATATTCCCTGACGAAGTTCAATATCCCCTTTTCCGCCGCTTTCTCCTCCCCCTCTTCCCGGCGCACGACCAGAGCCAGGGGGCGTTCCCCCCAGCGGTCGTCGGGCTGGCCGATCACCGCCACTTCGGCCACCGCCGGACAGTGGGCGATGATATCCTCCAGCTCCAGGGTGGAAATCCACTCGCCACCGATTTTGATGACATCCTTGGTGCGGTCGGTGATTTTCACATAGCCCCGGCCGTCGACATTGGCGACGTCGCTGGTGTGCAGCCAACCCCCATCCCAGAGCTTCTCCGAGGCTCGATGATCCTTGAGATAGCCCTGGGTCAGCCAGGGCGTCCGCACCACGATCTCCCCCGAGGAACGGCCGTCGTGGGGAACATCCCCGCCCTGTTCGTTGACTACCCGCAGTTGCACCAGCGGCAGCGGCACCCCGGTTTTGCAGCGAATTACGGCCTGTTCTTCGACGGAAAGATCGAACATCTCCGGCGTCAAATGGGCCAGGGTGAGGATGGGACAGGTTTCCGACATGCCGTAACCGGTAAAGATATCGATGCCTTTGCGCATCGCCTCGAGACACAAAGCTTTGGAGAGGCCGGCGCCGCCGATGATGACCTTCCAGCGGGAAAGGTCGATCTTCTCCGCAAGGGGGGACTTGAGCAGCATGTGCAGGATGGTCGGCACGCAGTGGGAAAAGGTGACCTGCTCCCGGTCGATGAGTTCGAGCAGATGATCGGGAACGTAGCGCCCGGGATAGACCTGTTTGAGCCCCATCAGGGTCGCGGCATAGGGCAGGCCCCAGGCGTGAACATGAAACATCGGGGTGATCGGCATGTAGACATCCTGGCGATGCAACCGCCCCTGGGAAAGGGGGGTGGCCAGGGCCGTCACCACGCCGAGGGTGTGCAGCACCAGTTGCCGGTGGCTGAAATAGACCCCCTTGGGCAGGCCGGTGGTCCCGGTGGTGTAGAAGGTAGTGGCGCGGGTGTTCTCGTCGAAATCGGGGAATTCAAAATGGGTATCCGACTCGGCGAGCAGCTCTTCGTATTCCCCGGCGATGGGGATGGAAGAGTGCGGCGACTGGGCTTCGTCGTTGAGCAGGACATAGCCTTTCAGGGTATCGATCCGCCCTTTGATCTGATCGAGAATCGGCAGGAAATCGCTGTTGATCAGCAGGATGTCATCCTCGGCATGATCGATGGTATAGAGAATCTGCTCGGGGGAGAGTCGGACGTTGATGGTGTGCAGCACGGCGCCAAGCATGGGGACGGCGAAGAAACACTCGAGATAGCGATGGCTGTCGTAATCCATCACTGCCACCGTATCTCCGGCCTTGACCCCGAGACGGGTGAGGGCGTTGGCCAGTCGACAGATGCGTTCGCGCAGTGTAAGGTAATTGCCGCGCCACTGATCGCGATAGACGATCTCCTGCTCGGGATTATTCGCCAGGGGGGCGTACAGCAGTTGTTTGATGAGCAGTTGATAGGAGTAAGCCGAATCGGTGCGCGAGATCAGGCTGTCAGGCATGAGAACGACCTCCGTCGAGGGGATGGATATATTCCTGAGAGCAAACCGGTCGGCAGGATACCATCGGCGGCGACCGACGGAAACAAAAAATCCCCGCCTATTATGTCCCGACGCAAACCGATCCGCCCGCGCGGGAACCCCCTTTTTCGCCTT
This genomic stretch from Desulfuromonas acetexigens harbors:
- a CDS encoding FRG domain-containing protein, yielding MESNEIRISSWNELQEELFSDSWSPHLGRFRSRNAFRGLSDAHYPLLTGLIRLGGNFVDIERHILRNFKKYAHRSVAGGDSVWHWLSMAQHFGLPTRLLDWTYSPFVAMHFATANIEKFDVDGVIWAVNYVQAHQMLPASLRGALEREGANVFTVEMLAESIWSLGDLGNLAMEDFVMFFEPPSMEDRIVNQFAFFSIMSDPHKPVDQWLEDHPAIWRKIIIPAELKWEIRDKLDQGNITERVLFPGLDGLSRWLKRHYSPKG
- a CDS encoding class I SAM-dependent methyltransferase, whose product is MELVRDEIRRRLPAAGAARRIFHGRGRTFPGFEDLTIDSYGPLVLVILHQPRPAQWLAGLAALLLHEVPGTTAVLLQERFLPNVPSRVLVGELPAEVDAVEDGLRYRLRLGQGQNVGFFPDMAGGRRLVRHIAAGREVLNLFAYTCGFSVAAVAGDARRVVNLDMNRGALELGRLNHRLNGLDPRRVGYLPHELFKSFGKLTRLGPFDLVICDPPATQGESFTAERHWPKLLRRLPDLLAPGGEFLACRNGPGLPPGLIEGLVLSLLPTAELLAERRPGEDFPEIDPDQGTCLFHYRLP
- a CDS encoding YajD family HNH nuclease — protein: MVKSFRPRKPVTVKTQEEADALVRKMKGEMEAGSSYREKSLKLHGWICAKCGREFEADNLHLLTVHHKDGNHHNNPADGSNWENLCVYCHDDEHSRSLLGDYLKGGKK
- a CDS encoding fatty acid--CoA ligase, with amino-acid sequence MPDSLISRTDSAYSYQLLIKQLLYAPLANNPEQEIVYRDQWRGNYLTLRERICRLANALTRLGVKAGDTVAVMDYDSHRYLECFFAVPMLGAVLHTINVRLSPEQILYTIDHAEDDILLINSDFLPILDQIKGRIDTLKGYVLLNDEAQSPHSSIPIAGEYEELLAESDTHFEFPDFDENTRATTFYTTGTTGLPKGVYFSHRQLVLHTLGVVTALATPLSQGRLHRQDVYMPITPMFHVHAWGLPYAATLMGLKQVYPGRYVPDHLLELIDREQVTFSHCVPTILHMLLKSPLAEKIDLSRWKVIIGGAGLSKALCLEAMRKGIDIFTGYGMSETCPILTLAHLTPEMFDLSVEEQAVIRCKTGVPLPLVQLRVVNEQGGDVPHDGRSSGEIVVRTPWLTQGYLKDHRASEKLWDGGWLHTSDVANVDGRGYVKITDRTKDVIKIGGEWISTLELEDIIAHCPAVAEVAVIGQPDDRWGERPLALVVRREEGEEKAAEKGILNFVREYTEKGMISKQVVLLKVRFVEAIDKTSVGKVNKVALREKYL